The sequence TAGAGTTGCTACCTAAGAATTTCTCTTGTTTTAATGAACTAAACCCATTCACCTCGCAAACAATAAAACCACGCCACAGGCAAGTCTAACCGAGAGCAACGATGTCAGTTTCCTCCTCCAAGTTATACTCAGTAGGAGCAAGGCAGTGTATCAACGCCGATCAAAGCACCAAAAAGAACATTACTGCTCCAAATCACACTAAATTACCACCTCTCAGAACCCCAAATATTAAACCCATAAACCATCTTCCCGCAAAAAAGAGCTGCTCAAGCTCAGACATTATGAGGTTAATGGACAGCCTATGCCACCCTATACCACCAGACATCTACACTTCTCTTATCAAAGAATGCACACTGACATCTGATTCCACTGAAGCTCTCTGCTTGCATTCTCACCTCATCAGCCAGACCAACCTCAAACTCACCCCTCCTTTGGTCCACCGCCTACTTCTTATGCACGTATCATGTGGGCAGTTAGACATTGCTCGCAACCTGTTTGATAAAATGCCGCTCAAGAAAGACTTTATCTCTTGGGTTATTGTCATTGTTGGTTGTTTCAGCAACTCGAAATATGAAGCGGGTATTAATTTGTTCATCGACATGTTACTTCAACACAGTGTTTATGATGGCCTCATGTTTGATTTGAACACATGGAATATTATTATACTCTGTATTATCAAGTGTTGTATATACAGTATGAACATCAGTTTAGGGAAGCAGGTACACGGGATACTATTTAAAGTAGGCCTTACTagtgaaatttcttttaatgtttcaTTGATGGATTTTTATGGGAAACTTGGGTGTCTAGAAGATGTTAACTCTGTGTTTAATAAGCTTGATAATCATAACACTGCTACTTGGACGGCTAAGATAGTGAATAGTTGTAGAAATCAACGTTTCTATGAGGTAATAGAGGATTTTAAAGAGATGGGAGAGGCTGGAATTAAGAGGAATAGTTTTACTGTTTCTAGTGTACTGAGGGCATGTGCTAGGATGGGTGATGGTGGAAATTGTGGTAAACAAGTCCATGTCATTGTCATCAAGCTAGGGCTAGAATCAGATGCTTTTGTGCAGTGTGGATTGATTGCCATGTATGGGAAATGCGGGATGATTAGGAAGGCCAAGAAAGTTTTCGAATTGGTCATTGATAAAACAAACACTGCATGTTGGAATGCTTTGCTTATGGCTTATGTGCGGAATGAGTTGTTTATTGAGGCAATGAAGCTTCTGTATCAGATGGAAGCAGCTAAGATACAGGTCAACGAATCACTATTAGATCATGTTAGGATTGCCTGTGGTACTAAACTCTGAGAGCAGAACATACCGACTGCTTGATGACAAGATCTTATGCATGCTTGATGGCTGCTCCAAGGATATCCGATAAAGAGAGGTATATCCTTTGCTTAACTACTCACTtggttttagtttattttgttgaattagAAAACATGCCGACCCTGATAAACATGGAGCCTGAGGAATAAGCAAGTTTTAAGACCCAAAAGAAACTATGAAATTTCATTCAAGTCTTACTTGCGATACAACATACATCGATTACTTTCTAGTCCTTTTAGAGTCTTCTAGAggttttatgattttttcaGTAGTCAGGGGTCTTTCCAGATATGTTTTTAAGATTGGGTGGAATATTGCTTTATATTTGCAGTAATCTCATTTGGCATTCAGTTAGTCAATCCAGTTAACGAGGCAGCTCTTTTGCAATTGTGTGAATCAGATTGTAATTGGGACGCTAGCGGTGTTTCCTGTGATACCCGAGGAACTCTGAcatagaagaaaatattagaaGAAAGTGCATCATTTTCCAGCTGATGTTGATTGCAGCAATTTTGCTCCGCAATAAACcccataaattttaattatccaaaaaaaatttacccttccaGTTTTCAAGTGAATCTAAGCACTAGTCCACTAAAGTTGTCCTACATAACCTAAAATCTAAATGATAGATTCCTTAGAACTCTGAAGCATGCTGCTGGTAGGCCATTTTCTTCTCTAAGGCAGTtggaaaagagagaaacagGAAATGTagccattttattttctaagtaggtgggaaaagagaaaaagttattttacgtaatcctaaatcttaattatttaggTGGTCCTTGCAGATTTTCCTATTTAGAACTTgttataattatgtatttaaaGTTGGAAATTTCCTATTTGGTGAAAAAAATgtagggtttttttttaattatttaggaaCTCGTTTAGATTCTCTTTAGGaaatcttttcttgttttggaAGTTTTATTGTGTCTCATCATTTAGAATTCTTGTCGGACAAAAATTACTTTCTCCGTTTCTGAAGTCTTATGATTTACCAAATTACtcgatttctttttttcatttctcctttCTAGTAATTTCCTATTTAGAACTGCTTATAACTATGTATTTAAAGTTGGGAATTTCCTATTCAGGGAATGTAGgggtttattaattatttaggaaCTCTTTTAGATTCTCTTCAggaaatctttttcttttcttggaagttttattgttttctcatcatttataattcttgtcggacaaaaataattttctccTTAACTTGTCTCGTCTCTCAATTTTCTCCATTACCCACGGTGAAACCAAATTActctttctcaatttctttttttccatttctCATTTCTAATGAAACTTTGTCCTACCTGAGAAACATCTTTACTATTTCTTGAGGGCAGGTTGGCGGTGGTGAAACTGTTGTTGACAAATCCAGGCAACTGCCATAATATTTGGGTGGATTCTGATGCTATTGTGCACTTTGAATTGATTGACGGTGCTAGGATGGTAAGGAAAAACACTACAACGTTTCATAATGCTTTTGTTATGGTTATATTGGAGCCTCGGGTGCTTCGCTACGAAAATTGAGTCTCTGTATCAGATGGAAGGAACTGGGTTAAGGTCCAGAAATAATTGAGAATTCGTGTCAGGATTCCTTACAGATCTAAATATTGATATGTGCATGTACTTGTGGGGGCACAGCGTATTCTTTCAAACAAATAAAGGTTCATGCCTATGGTCACTTCATCTAGAATCTAGACAACACTTGCGCAATTTGTACACGGTCCCTTAACTTTTGTATGATTCTCATTTTCCACATATATACTTTTGTTTGATGTTAATTCGTGTAGAtgtataccattttttttattatttttgaacaGACCTGAATTTCCCAGATGAGAGGTGGATTCCTctgtacaaaaaaaaaaaaaaaagcatccTCGCAAGCAAGAACATAAAGATGATCCGGAAGGGAATTGACCCAATCTGCAGGACACATATTAGCTCTgatatttagttataaatagttCATTCCCAGTTTTCTGTATACACATTTCGTCGATTACATCATAATGAATGGTGAATGGCTCTTTAGTTGAAAAATctgtatgtatatatttgaCGGTTAGCACGAATTATTGAAATGATAAGAGTAGTCACTCAATGCTGAGTCTGTATTACCTAAGAATATCTCCTTAAACTACTTGTATTCTTTTAATCTTCTAATTacaggaaagaagaaaaaaagtaaaatagtcCTAGATTCGGTCATTTTATAGACAAAGCATCTAGTTTCTAGTTTCTGTACGTTTACTTGGCGAAATGGTTCTATTTATAACGTTGATGATTTAGTTATTATCTATGCCACGAGAGTAATAATTGGGTATTCCTGAACTGGATATAAAGTCTAGACATGAAGGTAAAATCCGCATCTTATTCTCTCTTGCTGCCCAGAAAGAGTATGGTTGCCTCAAGATGTCCCTCTTAGTTATGGAATTATGACCACTCATGATTCTGAGACAAAAATATTGATAGGGGCAGGTTCCTTTCTTATCTTGAATTTATCGCATTGCTGCTGTAAACATCAGTCTATTGCATAATATAGTATTGAAAGCAAAACCAAGAATCTATATCCAGACTTGGGTTGGGTGAATAATTTCTACAGACCACTCGTTGCTATTTATCCTCTTGTGTTTTCTCCTGTTGCGTTGTCAATCTGGTTAAAGATCATTATTGAGGGAATATGATGGTTTTTCAATATGCAATTGCCTTTCCTTTTCAGACATATAATATCCTTCCATCAATTACAACTCATAAATTGACTTGTTTATTTGTTTCTCTAggaatatattattattattattattgtttatgttcCACTCTAAATACTAAAATCAGTTATTGTATATTGTGGTACACACTAACAGCGGAGcgagaaataaatttaaaagagaatTAAAACTACCCTTCAGTCCCTTTAACTTCGCTCGCGGTGGtacattattaataataatcaatttttttagtccataaataaatatgttagaTAAATTTTTGGTGAAATAAACTTATCCATAAAATAGTTTTGTTGCTTTCAGCCATATATTCGAAACTAGAGCTTAAAAAATATCACAGGGTGTGTGTTAATGAGATGTTGATAGCGGTCCCCTTGCATTCACAAATTTGGCCCTAATTGAATAATCTAATTGCAATGAGTGGTAGCCTACCACTTGGCAGTAATGTGTGTGAAAGTGCTGATGGGATATGAAATTAAAGCGTAGAAGAATTAGCTCAATGAATGGCCTCTACTCTTAAGTATATTACTggtgaattaaatatattaccAGATATTTGCAATAATTGGTAttgtatttgtttttgttttcattcaattatcttttttctgtGCGAGCTGATCCTACAAGTACAAGTGCAGGACAAATATTACTGTTCATATTAGCTTGGTGGCAGTAAAATATTTCCTTGGCTCagtattttgttttttcagGCGATTTTTCCTTAACTATGGATGTTGGCAGCACAAGCACAAGTTTAACATCAGCTCAGTGTTTGGCCTCCCTGGGTGGATTTATTTTCTCGACCCTCAGCTCTTATAAGTGTAAATGCAGAAATGAAATAGAACTTAGCTGGGTTTGAACTAAAGTTCTTATAAACTGAGCTAAATCTGAGCTTAAGTTCTTAAGAAATATGGAAATGATGAAGAGAAATTGAGAGGAAATGGCTGGAAaatatgctttttttttttccttatatttTCAGCCTTTaacatttgatttaaatagagAAGGAGATTACAAAAGTTGTAGTTTCCGATGCCACTAACATAAGAACTTGTACAAAGTCAAATAAGCAATTAAATACTACATGGGGACTTACAAGCTAGTAGTTCCAAATGCCGCTAACATAGGAACTTGTACAAagtcaaacaagaaattaaatactacatttgggacTTTATGTAAACTGGAAACCATGTGCTTGTTTCCAAGACAAGCTCACATGTTCCAACACTCCTCCTTGAGGTTGGTCTTGGAAGCTCTTAGCTGATTCTACAAAAAATCAATTCTTGGTCTTGATAATGGTTTAGTAAAGAGATCGAAGTCGCTTCTTCAAGAGCAATGCCGGAGCTTGATCTCCAAATTCTTCTCTCTAATGGAGTGAAACTTCACATTGATGTGCTTGGTTCGTCCATGTTGAACTGGATTTTCAGCTATAGCAATTCGTCGACTTGTTGTCACAATAGATTGTAGTTGGTTTGTCTAGCTCAACACACAACCGACAAGAGCTTCCTAAGCCATATAGCTTGATTTGATGCAAGGAAGGGTTTATTGCACAAAACGCCGGACGCAGGGCTCCGAAGAGGGAAGCCCAACGAATGTCGATGCAAAGCCCCGCCTCTCAGTGCGGTAGGGATGGGCGACTTCTGGATCTCGAATGTTATCGGCCCGACGTAGACCAAATAATACAATCTTCAAAGGTAGAAGAAGGTTAAGGAAGAGCAATGCTTACCTTACTCCCTGCCGGAGAACACACACGCAGAGGTTGGATTTCGAGCGAGACAAGTCACACATTGATTGAGCTACAACTTCGTTTCTTCGAGTTCCAGTAAATTGCACCGAGCCTAGGGAGAACACATGGCACGAGGTGCTCTTCATGTCATCCACACTTCCGACCAATCACTATCAAAGATAACCTTATAGCTCAATTTGGTCAAGCCTGTGATACCAAATACCATCCTTCACTTGCACTTTTAAGAACTTGAGAACTCTTTTAGCTACTCCTAGATGCACACTCGTAGGATAGCTCATGAATCTTGAAAGAAGGCTAAATTTGGATACATTAGGTCAGTCTTCAGAATGAAAGATACAAAGAAGTCGCCAACAATGCTTTTGTACACAGTTGGGTTTTCTAGCTTTTCTCCATCATTCTTCAAAGCTTTTCATTCCGAGCTATTGAGTCGCAACTTCTTTACAAGCTTCTAGCTTAAACTTCTTCAAAACATCAAGAGCATACTTTCTTTGAGATATGAAAATTCCTGAGGAGCATTGATGAATTTCCATCCCAAGAAAATAGTTCATTAAGCCCAAATCGGACATCTCAAAAACACTTTCCATTTGCTTCGAGTTCAAACTTCTTCGGATACCGAACAAGGAggtcatcaacatataatGAAACCACTATCTTGAGCTCTCCATCTTCTTGCTTCAAATAAAGAGTAGCTTCATTATCACTTTTATTGAACCCTTGTTGCATCAAGTGAGCATCAATTTTCTGGTACCAAGCTCTTGGAGCTTGCATCAGCCTGTACAAAGCCTTTCTTAGCTTATACACCtcatcttctctttctctcacTTGGAAACCTTCTGGTTGCTCTATGTAGAGCTCCTCCTTGAGCTCACCATTTAAGAATGCTGATTTCACATCGAGATGGAAAACTTTCCAGCCCATTTGAGCTGCAAAAGACAACAATAACTTGATAGTGTCATGTCTAGCTACTGAAGCAAAGGTATCTCCATAGTCACTACCCGCAACTTGAGCATAGCCTTTCACAACTAATCTGGCCTTGAGCTTGTTGATTGAGCCATCAGGATTGTACTTGGTTCTGAACACCCATTTGACTCCTATAGCTTGCTTGTTTTGTGGTAGCTCAGTGAGCAGCCAAGTGTTGTTCTTTTCTATCATTTGAATTTCAGCTTTCATAGCTTCAATCCATTCGGATGCTTGGAAGCTTCATCAAAGTTACCGGCTCAACAAGACAAAATTGCATCTTCATACACCCCGCCTAACGGTCTTGCTCGAGCACTGAGTGTCACTAGTGTTGTGCACATCAAATAGCTCGTCATTGAcgttctcttcttcttctacttcaaAAGTAGGAGCTAATAAGGAAGGGAGCTCATGCTTCTCGACTTCATGTGAATCCCAATTCCAAAAAGAGCTCTTATCAAAGCTCACATCTCTGCTGAGctcaattcttttattgttgaGCTCAAAATTCTGTAGCCTTTGGACTCATTGAATAGcctacaaatatacccttcataGCTCTCTGATCTAGCTTCGTTCTTTTGACTGAAGGAATGTGAAAATAGCATATTGAGCTAAAAATTCTGAGATGCTCAACTGAAGGCTTGACACCATTCCAAGCTTCATATGGGGTCTTGCCTTCCACTGCCTTCATTGCAATTCtattcaacaaatatactgAAGTAGCTACAGCTTCAGCCCAAAAAGTCTTTGGTAGCTTCTTCTCAAACAACATGCTTCTAGCCATGTTCATCACAgttctattctttctttctaagactccattttgttgtggAGAATATGGAACTGTGAGCTGGTGTAGGATGCCTTCTTCTTGGCAAAAGGAGCTGAATTCTTGTGAAGTGTACTCTCCACCATTGTCAGTTCTCAACACCTTAAGCTTGCAGCTACTTTGAGTTTCCACTAGCttcttgaaatttttgaaaattaaaaaaactgaGGACTTGGTTTTTTGGAAGTGCACCCAAGTCATCCTTgaaaaatcatcaataaagaGCACAAAGTACCTGTTTTCACTCAAAGAAGGTGTTGCCATAGGACCACAAATATCTGAATGCACAATTTCTAGCTTTTCAAGAGTAGCTCTAGTGACTCCGCCTTTTGGAAAGGGAGTTCTTTGTGACTTTCCGAGCTTATGCCCTCACACTCTACTTCCTGAGCTACAATTTCGTGCGGACTCAAAACTAGCTCTAAATCATGCATCTCTTTTAAAGTTCTAAAATTGTAGTGGCCTAGCCTCTTATGCCATTTCAAGCTATCATCCTCTTTTACACTAAATGCACATGTCTGAATAACATCTAGCTTCAAATAAAAGCTATTACCAATCATCTTGACTTTAGCTATCTCAACACCACAGGTATCTAAAATATAGCAGCATGCATTTTTGAAATAGACACCATAACCTTTTCTAATCATTTGAGGCACACTAAGCAAATTTTGATTGAGCTTAGGTATGTAAAGAACATCTGAAATAACTTTGATACCTTTCTTAGTGTTGATAGAAATTGAGCATCTTCCTCTAGCTTGAACCGTTGAGCCATCTCCCAGCTTCACTCTGGTTGTTATTGACTCGTTAAGGCTAGTAAAACTTGTAGCATCTGGTGTCATGTGGCTAGTACATCCACTGTCTATGAGCCAAGTGTAATTCTGAGCTGTTTTGTTAGCTTGAGAAGCCATGAATAAATGCTCTCTTGGATGTGATTTCTCCTCCTCAGCTGCAAGGACCTGCTCTTGAGCTCGCGTCTGAGCTTGTTGAGCTTTCTTAGCTCTGCAAAACTTTTTGGTGTGGCCAATATTGTTGCAAAAGCTGTATTTGTACTTTGGTTTTTCACCATCTTTGTACCAACAATCTTTTTCAGCATGGTTTGTTTTCTTGCAAATGGAGCAAGGAGGAAGCTTGCCCTGTTTTGAGCTCGAATTTTCTGGAGCTCGATTTTTGTAGCTAGTACCTCTTCTATTTCTGCTGTTTGGCTTCTTTCCTTTATgagaaacaaagaaagcaCCTTCAGCTGTCTCTTCATCTCTCATTGAGCTTCTTTGTTCTTGAGCTACTAATTTGCTAATGAGCTTAACTACTGTTAGCCTCTGCAAATCACATGACTTTTCAATAGCTGAAATTTTAGCTTCAAATTTTCTTGGTACGCTGACCATAATCTTCTCCACCACTCTCTGATCAGGTAGAGCTTCACCATACAGCCTAATTTGGTTTACAAGATCCATCATTCTTGATGAATAATCTTTCACTAGCTCGTCATCCTTCATCTTGAGCAGCTCAAATTCTCTTTTGAGCATCAAGAACTTCATAGCTTTCACTCGGTCTGTGCCTTCAAAGCTCTTTTTGAGGTAATCCCAAACAACTTTGGGTGTTTCCAGGTCCATGATGCTGGTGAAAACATGATCTACCAAGCTTGAGTGG comes from Ricinus communis isolate WT05 ecotype wild-type chromosome 5, ASM1957865v1, whole genome shotgun sequence and encodes:
- the LOC8280148 gene encoding pentatricopeptide repeat-containing protein At1g31790; translated protein: MSVSSSKLYSVGARQCINADQSTKKNITAPNHTKLPPLRTPNIKPINHLPAKKSCSSSDIMRLMDSLCHPIPPDIYTSLIKECTLTSDSTEALCLHSHLISQTNLKLTPPLVHRLLLMHVSCGQLDIARNLFDKMPLKKDFISWVIVIVGCFSNSKYEAGINLFIDMLLQHSVYDGLMFDLNTWNIIILCIIKCCIYSMNISLGKQVHGILFKVGLTSEISFNVSLMDFYGKLGCLEDVNSVFNKLDNHNTATWTAKIVNSCRNQRFYEVIEDFKEMGEAGIKRNSFTVSSVLRACARMGDGGNCGKQVHVIVIKLGLESDAFVQCGLIAMYGKCGMIRKAKKVFELVIDKTNTACWNALLMAYVRNELFIEAMKLLYQMEAAKIQVNESLLDHVRIACGTKL